A window from Streptomyces sp. NBC_00271 encodes these proteins:
- a CDS encoding histidine phosphatase family protein translates to MPTLILVRHGRSTANTAGLLAGWTPGVALDERGAQQAAALPGRLAALPISEVVTSPLQRCQETVQPLLDARPELRVHTDERIGEAHYGDWSGRKLAELKDEPLMEVVQAHPSAAAFPGGESMRAMQTRAAEAVREWNARVERDHGGDAVYVMCSHGDIIKSLVADALGLHLDLFQRISVEPCSITAIRYTRLRPFLVRLGDTGDLASLAPREEPPSGDAPVGGGAGAP, encoded by the coding sequence ATGCCCACCCTGATTCTCGTACGGCACGGACGCTCGACCGCCAACACCGCTGGGCTGCTCGCCGGCTGGACGCCCGGCGTCGCCCTCGACGAGCGCGGCGCCCAGCAGGCCGCGGCGCTGCCCGGGCGGCTCGCGGCGCTGCCGATCTCCGAGGTCGTCACCAGCCCCCTGCAGCGCTGCCAGGAGACCGTGCAGCCGCTGCTCGACGCCCGCCCCGAGCTGCGTGTGCACACCGACGAGCGGATCGGGGAGGCGCACTACGGCGACTGGTCCGGCCGCAAGCTCGCCGAGCTGAAGGACGAGCCGCTGATGGAGGTCGTACAGGCGCATCCGTCCGCGGCCGCGTTCCCCGGCGGAGAGTCGATGCGGGCCATGCAGACGCGGGCGGCCGAAGCGGTGCGCGAGTGGAACGCGCGCGTGGAGCGCGACCACGGCGGCGACGCCGTCTACGTCATGTGCTCGCACGGCGACATCATCAAATCCCTTGTCGCGGACGCACTCGGACTTCATCTCGACCTCTTCCAGCGGATCTCTGTAGAACCGTGTTCCATCACCGCGATCCGTTACACACGACTGCGTCCCTTCCTCGTGCGCCTCGGGGACACTGGCGACCTCGCCTCCCTGGCGCCGCGCGAGGAGCCCCCCAGCGGGGACGCCCCGGTCGGTGGCGGTGCGGGCGCACCGTGA
- the corA gene encoding magnesium/cobalt transporter CorA has product MIVDCAIYHHGRRTEAPEDLSDALDLARAEGDAFIWIGLYEPTEQEFDLVTEEFGLHPLAVEDALKAHQRPKLEMYDDSLFVVLKPVAYEAESDVVTTGEVMVFIGDAFVVTVRHGECSPLAQVRRRLEEDPEMLRHGPTAVLYSIADATVDHYLEVATELQTDLEELEAEVFSPSGGGSRHTASRIYTFKRQILEFRRATVPLTVPLTRLSGSGAAGTPVPFVNEKAQPFFRDVNDHLARVNESVEGLDRLVSDILAAHLAQMSVRQNDDMRKISAWAAMAAVPTMIAGIYGMNFDHMPELHWLWSYPVVILAMVALEFLLYHLFKRRGWL; this is encoded by the coding sequence GTGATCGTCGACTGCGCCATTTACCATCACGGGCGCCGGACGGAGGCCCCCGAGGACCTCTCCGACGCCCTGGATCTGGCACGCGCCGAGGGCGACGCGTTCATCTGGATCGGGCTGTACGAGCCGACGGAGCAGGAGTTCGACCTCGTCACCGAGGAGTTCGGGCTGCACCCGCTGGCGGTCGAGGACGCCCTCAAGGCGCATCAGCGGCCCAAGCTGGAGATGTACGACGATTCGCTGTTCGTGGTCCTGAAGCCGGTCGCGTACGAGGCGGAGAGCGATGTCGTCACCACCGGTGAGGTGATGGTGTTCATCGGGGACGCCTTCGTGGTGACCGTCCGGCACGGCGAGTGCTCGCCTCTCGCGCAGGTGCGCCGCCGACTGGAGGAGGACCCGGAGATGCTGCGGCACGGGCCGACGGCGGTGCTCTACTCGATCGCCGACGCCACGGTCGACCACTACCTGGAAGTGGCGACCGAGCTCCAGACGGACCTGGAGGAGCTGGAGGCGGAGGTCTTCTCGCCGAGCGGCGGCGGTTCACGGCACACCGCGTCCAGGATCTACACGTTCAAGCGGCAGATCCTGGAGTTCCGGCGGGCCACGGTCCCCCTGACCGTTCCGCTGACCCGGCTCTCGGGCTCGGGCGCCGCCGGCACCCCGGTGCCGTTCGTGAACGAGAAGGCGCAGCCCTTCTTCCGCGACGTCAACGACCATCTGGCCCGTGTGAACGAGTCGGTGGAGGGCCTGGACCGACTGGTCTCGGACATCCTCGCGGCGCATCTCGCGCAGATGAGCGTGCGCCAGAACGACGACATGCGGAAGATCTCGGCGTGGGCGGCCATGGCCGCGGTCCCCACGATGATCGCCGGCATCTACGGCATGAACTTCGACCACATGCCCGAGTTGCACTGGCTCTGGTCGTACCCGGTGGTGATCCTGGCGATGGTGGCGCTGGAATTCCTGCTGTACCACCTCTTCAAGCGGCGAGGCTGGCTGTGA
- a CDS encoding ferritin-like domain-containing protein translates to MLSAKSLFQEILDNDDSFRLFCSIAASGESQGGWENARIAALVPPSAHELAPKITRHGADEDKHGRIFNALMHKRGLTPVEVPADTDYTMLLERHGIGLAHDKLKSRQRLTVRDIVTYLAHSRVTEQRASEQMELLLRHFADHPDIGRAVRMISEDEDRHLAYCHEELLRFASAGHGPAIRRTLRACALAEIRVYRDVSLAVMAHMGGILGWSRARAATLAAAIHTVYAYERAAGWRRMVSLKMPEHRDALGGPAPPAPEAV, encoded by the coding sequence ATGCTGTCGGCCAAGAGTCTGTTCCAGGAGATCCTCGACAACGACGATTCGTTCCGGCTCTTCTGCTCCATCGCCGCCAGCGGGGAGTCGCAGGGTGGCTGGGAGAACGCGCGCATCGCCGCCCTCGTTCCGCCGAGCGCACACGAACTCGCCCCGAAGATCACCCGGCACGGCGCCGACGAGGACAAGCACGGGCGGATCTTCAACGCCCTGATGCACAAGCGCGGCCTCACGCCGGTCGAGGTCCCGGCCGACACCGACTACACGATGCTCCTGGAACGGCACGGGATCGGCCTCGCCCACGACAAGCTGAAGAGCCGGCAGCGACTCACCGTACGGGACATCGTCACCTACCTCGCCCACAGCAGGGTCACCGAGCAGCGTGCCTCCGAGCAGATGGAGCTGCTGCTCAGGCACTTCGCCGACCATCCCGACATCGGTCGCGCGGTCCGGATGATCTCCGAGGATGAGGACCGGCACCTCGCCTACTGCCACGAGGAGCTGCTCCGCTTCGCGTCCGCCGGACACGGCCCAGCCATCCGGCGGACGCTGCGCGCGTGCGCGCTCGCCGAGATCCGCGTCTACCGGGACGTCAGTCTTGCCGTGATGGCCCACATGGGAGGCATTCTCGGCTGGTCGAGGGCCAGGGCGGCGACGCTCGCCGCGGCCATCCACACCGTCTACGCCTACGAGCGCGCCGCGGGCTGGCGCCGCATGGTCTCCCTGAAGATGCCGGAACACCGCGACGCCCTGGGCGGCCCCGCGCCCCCCGCACCGGAGGCGGTGTGA
- a CDS encoding LLM class F420-dependent oxidoreductase, with the protein MQLGINLGYWGGGMDADNLAVAQEADRLGYAVCWAAEAYGSDAATVLTWVAAKTERIDVGSAIFQIPARQPAMTAMTAATLDSLSGGRFRLGLGVSGPQVSEGWYGVKFDKPLARTREYVEIVRKAMTRERLSYEGEHWTLPLPDGPGKPIKLTVHPQREHIPLYIAAIGPKNLEQTGEIADGALLIFPSAEHLEDTALRHLRAGREKAGKTMEGFDVCPTLPLAVGADKDVTALADMFRPYTALYVGGMGSRKQNFYNQLAQRMGYEKEAAEIQDKYLSGDKEGAAAAVPHALIDQTTLLGSVDRIAERMKAYAEAGVTTLTLSPAGFTLEDRIASLRAGSDALERAGLA; encoded by the coding sequence ATGCAGCTCGGGATCAACCTCGGCTACTGGGGCGGCGGAATGGACGCGGACAATCTCGCCGTCGCCCAGGAGGCCGACCGACTGGGATACGCGGTGTGCTGGGCCGCCGAGGCGTACGGCTCGGACGCGGCCACCGTGCTCACCTGGGTCGCCGCCAAGACCGAGCGCATCGACGTCGGCTCGGCGATCTTCCAGATCCCGGCCCGTCAGCCCGCGATGACCGCGATGACCGCCGCGACGCTCGACTCGCTCTCCGGCGGGCGCTTCCGCCTCGGCCTCGGCGTCTCCGGGCCGCAGGTCTCCGAGGGCTGGTACGGCGTCAAGTTCGACAAGCCGCTGGCACGCACCCGCGAGTACGTCGAGATCGTACGCAAGGCGATGACCCGCGAGCGGCTGTCGTACGAGGGTGAGCACTGGACGCTGCCGCTGCCGGACGGCCCGGGCAAGCCGATCAAGCTGACCGTGCACCCGCAGCGCGAGCACATCCCGCTGTACATCGCCGCGATCGGCCCGAAGAACCTGGAGCAGACCGGCGAGATCGCCGACGGCGCCCTGCTGATCTTCCCCTCGGCCGAGCACCTCGAGGACACCGCGCTCCGCCATCTGCGCGCGGGTCGAGAGAAGGCCGGCAAGACCATGGAGGGTTTCGACGTCTGTCCGACGCTGCCGCTCGCCGTCGGCGCCGACAAGGACGTGACGGCGCTCGCCGACATGTTCCGCCCCTACACCGCGCTGTACGTCGGCGGCATGGGCAGCCGTAAGCAGAACTTCTACAACCAGCTCGCCCAGCGCATGGGGTACGAGAAGGAGGCCGCCGAGATCCAGGACAAGTACCTGTCCGGCGACAAGGAGGGCGCGGCCGCCGCCGTTCCGCACGCGCTGATCGACCAGACCACCCTGCTCGGCTCCGTGGACCGCATCGCCGAGCGGATGAAGGCCTACGCGGAGGCGGGTGTCACCACGCTCACGCTGTCGCCGGCCGGCTTCACGCTGGAGGACCGGATCGCCTCGCTCCGCGCCGGCTCGGACGCGCTGGAGCGGGCCGGTCTGGCGTAA
- a CDS encoding aldo/keto reductase — protein MEQRHLGRTGLRVSRIGLGTLTWGRDTDEHDAAELLKVFWEAGGNLVDTADVYGDGESEYLLGQLIEGLVPRRDLVISTKAGSVPDPDRRFDGSRGHLLSALDASLQRLGTDYVDLWHVHAFDPDTPLDETLQALDLAVSSGRARYAGVSNFCGWQLAKAATWQLAAPGTRTRIASTQMEYSLLQRGVEREVLPAALDLGVGLLPSSPLGRGVLTGKYRGGTPSDSRGGSEHLAPFVAPYLDDTASGIVDAVTTAADGLAVTPLQVALAWVRDRPGVAAPIVGARNAQQLTAALSVETLSLPDEICRALDDVSAPVHHYPDHDWSTL, from the coding sequence ATGGAGCAGAGGCATCTCGGCCGTACCGGCCTGCGTGTGTCCCGGATCGGACTCGGCACCCTCACGTGGGGGCGGGACACCGACGAGCACGACGCCGCGGAGCTGTTGAAGGTGTTCTGGGAAGCGGGCGGGAACCTCGTCGACACCGCGGATGTGTACGGGGACGGGGAGTCGGAGTACCTGCTCGGACAACTCATAGAGGGGCTCGTGCCGCGTCGCGACCTGGTCATTTCCACGAAGGCGGGCAGTGTGCCCGACCCGGACCGGCGATTCGACGGCTCGCGCGGGCATCTCCTGTCGGCACTCGACGCCTCGCTCCAGCGCCTCGGCACGGACTACGTGGATCTGTGGCACGTCCACGCCTTCGACCCGGACACCCCGCTGGACGAGACCCTCCAGGCGCTCGACCTCGCGGTCAGCAGCGGTCGCGCGCGGTACGCGGGGGTGTCCAACTTCTGCGGCTGGCAGCTCGCCAAGGCGGCGACCTGGCAGCTGGCGGCGCCCGGGACACGGACGCGGATCGCGAGTACGCAGATGGAGTACTCCCTGCTCCAGCGTGGCGTGGAGCGGGAAGTGCTGCCCGCGGCGCTCGACCTCGGCGTGGGACTGCTGCCGTCCTCCCCGCTCGGGCGGGGTGTGCTCACCGGGAAGTACCGGGGCGGCACACCGTCGGACTCCCGGGGCGGCTCGGAGCACCTCGCGCCGTTCGTCGCGCCGTACCTGGACGACACGGCGAGCGGCATCGTGGACGCGGTGACGACGGCGGCGGACGGCCTCGCGGTCACGCCGTTGCAGGTCGCCCTCGCCTGGGTCCGCGACCGGCCAGGTGTCGCCGCCCCGATCGTCGGCGCGCGCAACGCGCAGCAGCTCACGGCCGCGTTGTCAGTGGAGACCCTTAGTCTTCCTGACGAGATCTGCCGGGCGCTCGACGACGTGTCGGCACCGGTGCACCACTATCCCGATCACGACTGGAGCACGCTGTGA
- a CDS encoding helix-hairpin-helix domain-containing protein, giving the protein MSTEPETTEEVEPGTPGAGATADPQDVDTDTDTDADTDTDAAAVTDAVEGGAETEGAADAAKLSEAEAELAAQRLERERIERRKAEKQGPIAAGTKLSGTAADLLAAVRAVESGEKPVATAFREPEPTPRRAVAPEPVPRPQPVAAPAETSAAPAPEAAAAVRAVLVEGGAPDTLAPSALAALGEGADGRLREDPWQLLRVAGVRPEQADGFARALLGAECRPDDERRGRAVTVWLLEQAALAGHTALDAPALTAALAQRAVPDPDAAVQSALAEGDALVFQDALDTAPPAQEEGAEESEERPVRVLIGLERYALAEESLADGLARVMNSVPKTDGSADGWEQAAASATRSAAELIRAVAGHGLVLHTGGHASQAEAAALLHAARGLGLRGWAATHTPSGRDDCTARMARYDLADGSSGDAGDGPVTGVATVAGLLSGTEGPGRDAEGAFDLDLLVVLDAPQLDVETAAMLAESLPDGTRLVLSGDPGVLWSAGPGRVFADLLAARVCPQVASRTPDPGPVGELVSGVGIGELNQVEAPGKEVVIVPVRDAGEAVHRTVQLVADSVPRAIGIPAEQTQVITPGHGGAVGTRALNSALKERLNPGPGRFGGFDPGDRVAHSPAPGRTTVGHVVKADADGLHLECSGLPVVVPKERVEQSVRHGWALTAHQAVGLRWPAAVVVLPGDAAAALTRPWVYTAFGRAERHLSVVHGVEQALQRAVAEVPQKPRTTRLPALLKAQVPAAG; this is encoded by the coding sequence GTGAGCACGGAGCCCGAGACCACGGAGGAAGTGGAGCCGGGGACGCCGGGCGCGGGAGCGACCGCCGACCCGCAGGACGTGGACACGGATACGGATACGGACGCGGACACGGATACAGACGCGGCCGCGGTCACGGACGCGGTCGAGGGCGGCGCGGAAACCGAAGGCGCGGCGGACGCCGCGAAGCTGTCCGAGGCAGAGGCCGAGTTGGCGGCGCAGCGGCTGGAGCGGGAGCGGATCGAGCGGCGGAAGGCCGAGAAGCAGGGGCCGATCGCGGCCGGGACCAAGCTCAGCGGGACGGCCGCCGATCTGCTCGCGGCGGTGCGGGCCGTGGAAAGCGGCGAGAAGCCCGTGGCCACCGCCTTCCGTGAGCCCGAGCCGACGCCGCGCAGGGCGGTCGCCCCTGAGCCCGTGCCGCGCCCGCAGCCGGTGGCCGCCCCGGCCGAGACCTCGGCGGCCCCCGCACCGGAAGCCGCCGCCGCCGTACGCGCCGTACTGGTCGAAGGCGGCGCACCCGACACCCTCGCACCGAGTGCCCTCGCGGCACTCGGCGAGGGCGCGGACGGCCGGCTGCGCGAGGACCCCTGGCAGTTGCTGCGCGTCGCCGGGGTGCGGCCCGAGCAGGCCGACGGGTTCGCCCGCGCGCTGCTCGGCGCGGAGTGCCGCCCGGACGACGAGCGGCGCGGGCGGGCGGTCACCGTGTGGCTCCTCGAGCAGGCGGCCCTCGCCGGGCACACCGCTCTCGACGCCCCGGCGCTCACCGCCGCGCTCGCCCAGCGCGCGGTGCCGGATCCGGACGCGGCCGTGCAGAGCGCCCTCGCGGAGGGGGACGCGCTGGTCTTCCAGGACGCCCTCGACACCGCGCCCCCGGCCCAGGAGGAGGGCGCCGAGGAGTCCGAGGAGCGCCCGGTCCGCGTCCTCATCGGCCTGGAGCGGTACGCGCTGGCCGAGGAGAGCCTCGCCGACGGACTGGCCCGGGTCATGAACTCCGTACCGAAGACCGACGGCTCCGCCGACGGATGGGAGCAGGCCGCCGCGTCGGCCACCCGCTCCGCCGCGGAGCTGATCCGGGCGGTCGCGGGCCACGGCCTGGTCCTGCACACCGGCGGGCACGCGTCGCAGGCCGAGGCGGCGGCACTGCTGCACGCCGCGCGCGGTCTCGGCCTGCGCGGCTGGGCGGCTACCCACACGCCGAGCGGCCGCGACGACTGCACGGCCCGGATGGCGCGGTACGACCTGGCGGACGGCTCCTCGGGCGACGCCGGGGACGGGCCGGTCACCGGGGTCGCCACCGTCGCGGGACTCCTCTCGGGCACCGAGGGCCCGGGCCGGGACGCGGAAGGCGCCTTCGACCTGGACCTCCTGGTCGTCCTGGACGCACCGCAGCTGGACGTCGAGACGGCGGCGATGCTCGCCGAATCGCTGCCGGACGGCACGCGGCTGGTGCTGAGCGGGGACCCGGGAGTGCTGTGGTCGGCGGGTCCGGGGCGGGTCTTCGCCGATCTGCTCGCCGCCCGGGTGTGCCCGCAGGTGGCCTCGCGGACGCCGGACCCCGGCCCCGTCGGGGAGCTGGTCTCCGGGGTCGGCATCGGCGAGCTGAACCAGGTCGAGGCGCCCGGCAAGGAAGTCGTGATCGTCCCCGTGCGGGACGCCGGCGAGGCGGTGCACCGGACCGTGCAGCTGGTCGCGGACTCGGTGCCGCGCGCCATCGGCATCCCGGCCGAGCAGACGCAGGTGATCACCCCGGGGCACGGCGGCGCCGTCGGCACCCGCGCACTCAACAGCGCGCTCAAGGAGCGGCTGAACCCGGGCCCCGGCCGCTTCGGGGGCTTCGACCCCGGGGACCGCGTCGCCCACTCCCCCGCTCCGGGTCGTACGACGGTGGGGCACGTGGTGAAGGCCGATGCCGACGGGCTGCACCTGGAGTGCTCGGGTCTGCCCGTCGTCGTACCGAAGGAGCGGGTGGAGCAGTCCGTACGGCACGGCTGGGCGCTCACGGCGCACCAGGCGGTCGGTCTGCGCTGGCCCGCCGCGGTCGTGGTGCTCCCCGGTGACGCCGCGGCGGCCCTGACCAGGCCTTGGGTCTACACGGCCTTCGGCCGGGCCGAGCGCCATCTGTCCGTGGTCCACGGGGTGGAGCAGGCCCTGCAGCGGGCGGTGGCCGAGGTCCCGCAGAAGCCCCGCACCACGCGCCTGCCCGCCCTGCTCAAGGCACAGGTCCCGGCGGCGGGCTGA
- a CDS encoding DUF5703 family protein, which translates to MPEYEFVDVYVPRGVSRKETTRLLTDHAEYGHWELDRLSLHRDGSRKVRLRRRIIRQVRATW; encoded by the coding sequence ATGCCGGAATACGAATTTGTCGACGTGTACGTGCCGCGCGGGGTGTCCCGCAAGGAGACGACACGCCTGCTGACGGACCATGCGGAGTACGGACACTGGGAGTTGGACCGCCTCAGCTTGCACCGCGACGGCAGCCGCAAGGTGCGGCTGCGCCGGCGGATCATCCGCCAGGTGCGTGCCACGTGGTGA